TGCCTTTGGATTGTCCCACGTCGGCGTGTTGGGATTCTCAATGTTGAATCCACTTGAATTCAAGTCGTCAACATAGTCAATCACAGCACCTTTAAGGTCAGGTGCACTTTCAGCGTCGACAAGTACGTTGAAATTCTCATATTCAACAACGATGTCGTCTTCCTGTGCTTCAGTAGCTAAGCCAAGACTGTATTGGAAAGCAGTGGCAGTTCTGCCTTGGATACTAATGCGTAGTCCTTCGACTTCAACCTCTTCGGTTTCTATCACTGCCTGAATCTTCTCTTGTGCGGCTTCTGTGACTTCAAGCAAAGGGGTTTCGTCTCCCTTGAGCTTCTTCAAGAAATTCTTCATAATTGCCTTCCGTGTGTAGCGTCTATGCGGCAGTTTTTCCTACCCAAGATTGATCCGATCGAAATTCTCCCATTTCGTCGTAAAGGTCATGCAACCGCTTGATTGCATCAATTTCGAGCTGTCTGACCCGTTCTCGGGTAACCTTCAGAGCAACACCAATTTCTCGGAGTGTCTTCCGTTCTCCATCTTCGAGTCCAAAGCGCATCTTCAACACTCTCTGTTCTCGTTCAGGCAGTCTTTTAAGAAATTGGGCGGTCAGGTCTTTGTTAATTATTTCTGCGATCGGACCGTCCTCTCCGTTGGTTGTTGGGTCTTCGATTAGATCACCTAATGTAGCAGCGGAACGCTCATCGCTGAGTGGTAAATCCATTGAAATAGCATCAGCGTTAAACGTTAAAATTTCCTCAACCTGTTTTACTGTCAGGTCTAAAGCTTCCGCTATTTCCTCGCGCCGCGGTTCGCGTTGCAGTTCTTGGCACAATGTTGCATAAACGGCATCGAACTTATTCATCTTCGCGACCACGTAGGAAGGTAATCGAATCGAGCGGGAGAAATTGTCGAGCGTACGCATAATTGCCTGTTTAATCCACCAAATCGCGTACGTGCTGAACTTAAAACCCTTCTGATAATCAAACTTACTTGCTGCTTTAATCAGTCCAATGTTTCCCTCTTGAATCAGATCTTCAAGTGGGACGTTGTGCCCCTGGTATTTGACGGCAATAGAAATAACGAGTCGTAGGTTCGCTTGAACGAGTTCATCTCGTGCTTTTCGTGCTTCGCCTTCCGCGGCTTCAATTCGTTTCGCCAGTAGTACTTTTTCCTCACTGGATAATGAGTTCACTTTCACAAGTACTTCTAATAGTTCATCTACGAGTGCTTTTCGTGCTTCACATCTGCCAGCTTTAATCTGTTCCGCCAGTAGCTCTTTCTTCTCGCGAACGAATAAATCTGCTTTCACGAGTGCTTCCAGTAGTTCATCTAAGGCTTTGGCTTCCGCGGCTTCAATTTGCTCGACCAGTAGCTCTTTTTTCTCGCGAACGAATAAATCTGCTTTCACGAATGCTTCCAGTAGTTCATCTAAGGCTTTGGCTTCCGCGGCTTCAATCCGTTTTGCCAATTCAACTTCTTCCTCACGGGTTAACAGACGGTGCCCAGCGACACTTCGGAGCCAACTCGTTAAAGCACTCTGATCACTTCCTTTGTAACTCTCCGAGGGCTCTGTTTCTTCTGCTGGATATGATGCGTCCATGTAAGGATCAACACTTTCAATACCTGCTGTTTCACCGAAATACTCGGCTTCCATCGTTCTCCTCTCCTTAATATGAGATTTAAAAAATAAACACGAATATTAATGATACATTATGTTAAAACGTTTTGTCAAGTAAAATGTTTAAAAAAAAGTGAATTTTCCCCATAAAACCTGACAAACAAGGCATTTTAACAAATTTTCGCCATAAAAAACAACATAAATAGGTTTTACACTTGTTTCAGGCTATAAACTGAAATGCACTATGTCGCATGCCCAATCAGTAGTACTGCTGCTGGTAAAGACGTTTCTGCTGTCTTTTCAAATGCTCTTTGGATACACAGAATATCGGCATCTGTTTCCAGCATTTCATAGGGTAGATTCCACGCTTTCAGCGTGGGTTCAAGGAAGGTCGCGACAGAATCAATCCATTGGCCATCTTCATCTCGGTTGTGATACCCCCGGTACCCGATGAATACGACTACTGGCACCCGCATATTGACAACCGTGCCGCGGATTGCATCACCTGATTCTAAAAATCCTGTATTTTGGATGATGATAACAGGTCTCTTGCCACCGACGTATAACCCTGATGCAATAGCAAATGCTTCCCCTTCGCGGGTTACTGTGATAACCTCTATCTCTGGCTCTGATCGCAAGAGTTCATAAATCCGAGCACTTCCGTTATCTGGGACACCTATGACGTGGGTAATGTCCTGTTTTTTCAGTTCATTTACAATCTTCTGTGCTGATGCCAATTTGTACCCCTACTTCTTGTAAATTTAATGCACAATGAATTACGCGACTACGAACCCAAATGCTTCAAGGAATAGTTATCAGTTAAGAAATATACTGTGGCAGTTACAGAATATGGGGCTACCACAAGAAGTCTCTTAACTGATAACTCTCACTGCGAGGCAAACTGAAAACTATTCTACCGTCTACCTTCTACGAGGGCATCCACGACTGTGGGATCGGCGAGGGTCGAAGTATCACCGAGTTCGGAGATGTCACCTTCAGCGATTTTGCGGAGGATACGCCGCATAATCTTACCTGACCTCGTCTTCGGCAGTGCAGGTGTAAACTGGATCTTATCAGGTGTTGCGATAGGCCCAATTTGTTGACGGACTGCCTGTTTGATGCCTGTCTCTACATCGTCAGACGCGGATTCGCCTGTCATGAGGGTTACATACGCGTAGATGCCTTGTCCCTTAATGTCGTGTGGGTAACCGACGACCGCTGCCTCTGCCACCGCAGCGTGTTGACCGATTGCGCCTTCAACCTCTGCTGTCCCTAAACGGTGTCCAGAAACGTTCAGGACATCGTCCACGCGACCCGTAATCCAGTAGTAACCATCTTCATCGCGTAGCACGCCATCGCCTGTCATATAGTAGCCGGGGAACCTACTAAAATAGACATCAACAAAACGTTCGTGGTCGCCGTAAACGGTGCGCATGATACCGGGCCACGCTGTTTTAATACACAGATAACCTGTCGCGGGATTGCCTTCAACCTCGTTTCCTTCTTCATCTAATATCACCGGTTCAATGCCGAAGAATGGGAATGTCGCCGATCCGGGTTTCAGTGGCGTTACGGCAGGTAGAGGGGTCATCAGAATCCCGCCCGTTTCGGTCTGCCACCACGTATCCACGATTGGGCACCGTTTCTCGCCGACGATATTATAGTACCACAACCACTCCGGCTCTTTAATCGGTTCACCGACTGTGCCGAGCAACCTGAGCGTAGACCTGTCGTACTTCTCTACCCATGAGTTTCCCTCCTTCATCAGGGCGCGCAAAGCCGTTGGGGCGGTATAGAAAATGTTAATGTTATGCTTTTCAACGACTTGCCAGAACCTTCCGAAGTCTGGATAGTTCGGCACACCTTCAAACATAATGCTAATCGCACGGTTTGCAAGAGGACCGTAGATAATGTAGGAATGTCCAGTAATCCAACCGATGTCGGCGGTACACCAATAGACATCGCCTTCGTGATAATCGAAGATTTGTTGATGCGTATAAGATGTATAAACAAGATACCCGCCTGTTGTATGTAAAACGCCCTTCGGTTTTCCAGTGGAGCCGGAGGTATATAAGATAAAAAGCGGATCTTCGGCATTCATCACTGTTGGTTCGCATTCTGCATCAGCATCTGCCATCGCTTCATGCCACCATATATCGCGCGAGGCATCAAAATCGACTGCATCCCCAGTGCGTTCTACGACGACCACCTTTTCAATAGAGGGGCATTCTGCCACAGCGGCATCTGCGTTTGCCTTCATCGGTATATCGCTGCGGGGACCGCGCATTGCGGTATCCTGCGTTATGAGCATTTTACACGCTGAGTCAT
The nucleotide sequence above comes from Candidatus Poribacteria bacterium. Encoded proteins:
- a CDS encoding iron-sulfur cluster assembly accessory protein, which gives rise to MKNFLKKLKGDETPLLEVTEAAQEKIQAVIETEEVEVEGLRISIQGRTATAFQYSLGLATEAQEDDIVVEYENFNVLVDAESAPDLKGAVIDYVDDLNSSGFNIENPNTPTWDNPKAQEVQKLIDERINPAVAAHGGQIELLNVEEDSIYIHMGGGCQGCGMANVTLKHGIEAMIQEVFPEIKHVIDTTDHTAGDNPYYSPSKG
- a CDS encoding sigma-70 family RNA polymerase sigma factor → MEAEYFGETAGIESVDPYMDASYPAEETEPSESYKGSDQSALTSWLRSVAGHRLLTREEEVELAKRIEAAEAKALDELLEAFVKADLFVREKKELLVEQIEAAEAKALDELLEALVKADLFVREKKELLAEQIKAGRCEARKALVDELLEVLVKVNSLSSEEKVLLAKRIEAAEGEARKARDELVQANLRLVISIAVKYQGHNVPLEDLIQEGNIGLIKAASKFDYQKGFKFSTYAIWWIKQAIMRTLDNFSRSIRLPSYVVAKMNKFDAVYATLCQELQREPRREEIAEALDLTVKQVEEILTFNADAISMDLPLSDERSAATLGDLIEDPTTNGEDGPIAEIINKDLTAQFLKRLPEREQRVLKMRFGLEDGERKTLREIGVALKVTRERVRQLEIDAIKRLHDLYDEMGEFRSDQSWVGKTAA
- a CDS encoding thiamine pyrophosphate-binding protein, which encodes MASAQKIVNELKKQDITHVIGVPDNGSARIYELLRSEPEIEVITVTREGEAFAIASGLYVGGKRPVIIIQNTGFLESGDAIRGTVVNMRVPVVVFIGYRGYHNRDEDGQWIDSVATFLEPTLKAWNLPYEMLETDADILCIQRAFEKTAETSLPAAVLLIGHAT
- the acs gene encoding acetate--CoA ligase translates to MANNIFPPVETAYPIDNAHVNSLDTYQTQYAESIQDPEAFWATVAERLTWYQKWDTVSNYDFVDAEIKWFEGGTLNACYNCLDRHVEAGHGDATAIIWEGNDPSEDKTFSFSELLAEVKKFANVLKAQGIEKGDRVCIYLQMVPELAIAMLACARIGAVHSIVFGAFSAESLRDRINDSACKMLITQDTAMRGPRSDIPMKANADAAVAECPSIEKVVVVERTGDAVDFDASRDIWWHEAMADADAECEPTVMNAEDPLFILYTSGSTGKPKGVLHTTGGYLVYTSYTHQQIFDYHEGDVYWCTADIGWITGHSYIIYGPLANRAISIMFEGVPNYPDFGRFWQVVEKHNINIFYTAPTALRALMKEGNSWVEKYDRSTLRLLGTVGEPIKEPEWLWYYNIVGEKRCPIVDTWWQTETGGILMTPLPAVTPLKPGSATFPFFGIEPVILDEEGNEVEGNPATGYLCIKTAWPGIMRTVYGDHERFVDVYFSRFPGYYMTGDGVLRDEDGYYWITGRVDDVLNVSGHRLGTAEVEGAIGQHAAVAEAAVVGYPHDIKGQGIYAYVTLMTGESASDDVETGIKQAVRQQIGPIATPDKIQFTPALPKTRSGKIMRRILRKIAEGDISELGDTSTLADPTVVDALVEGRR